TGTCCGTGATCTCCCCTGGGGTCTGGGCCACCGGAGCTGCCCTCCCAGCATCTTGGCGGAGGCAGGAATGACTTTATGGTAGTTAGAAAGTCAGCCCAGCGGGGCATTgctagagcccccccccccaacacacacacacacacacacagcctaccgGGAAGGACAGGGATCTTAGCAGATTATTTCTGGTGGACCCTGGGCAGGCCGGGTGGAGAGGAGACGTCCGGTTGGAATTACACTTTGGGCCTCTTAGGCTGCCCACAGGCTCACTGGAGGAGAGGGGGCAGGAAGAGACCACCCACTCCCCTCTACAGAtcagagatgtgctggccatttgcATAATGGAAGTAAAATCTTTGTACAGCTTTTTGGATCGGTGGATATTAAGCAAAGTGGCCCGTCCAACCTTCAGGAGTGGGCCACCCTGTTCCCACTGGGAACATTACTCCCGAAACTCCAAGAATTCAGGGCAGGAGTAGCTTGAGAGGCTTCAATCTCCAAGCCTAGCAAGagttgaagtgtgtgtgtgtgtgtgtgtgtgtgtgtgtgtgtgtgtgtgtgtgtgtgttgggggaaaaGCCCACAACACTAAGATCCTGAGTAGTGTCTACACCCACACTGTCTACACACACACCGTATTTACAAGCATGTGTGCTTCGCTATGGTTACTGGTGCAGGAGAAACTTACTCAGAGACATTTCCCTGGGAGCCAGAAGGTGTGGACGTCCACTAGACTGGCATCACAGAAAATAAGAATCCTCAAAGCTGCCTGTGGGCCAGCTCTACAATCTGTTGTCTCCTCAAGCCTTGCTACAGCGGGCCATACACACCCGTCCTTGACTTGGGGAAAGACTCCCCAGGAGGGCAGACCGGCTATGTCTTCCTTGTGTATTTACGTATTCCTCCGCAGAGACAGATAGACGGGGTGGACCAAAACCACAGACAGATTCGGAGAGATCTGGCTCCAGGAGCCAGGCAGCCTCTGGCCAGGCCCTTACACTGGCTGCTCTTTCTCCCAAACAAATGGATCAGAGGAATAAACGCTCATAAATACCTCTGGGCTTAGATAAGAGAGATGAGGCGCTACTTCCTTTCATGCCTGACTCCAGGCGCCCAGGCCCTGCCTTCCAGAGGCTCCATCTCCCTGCCAGGCAACCTGCAGAGGTGAGGCTAATTTGGGGACTGCTTGGACTCCTGGCATAAAGTAATTGTTTTTGTACTCAGACCACAAGAGAAGGCCCATGCAAATGTATACATCTGTCTAGGCCCCACAAGGAAGCCCACAAGGGGCCCAGTTCTAGAATTGACATTGTGGCCATTGGAAGAGGCGGCAGGCAGGACTGAGGCCCAGAACCCAGCATCAGTGGCATAAAGGACAGACATGCACTCAGGCACAAGTGACTCTCATTCCTAGTCTCTAGCACGGAACACAACCacagtgagtttggagagttTCTGCTTTTCCGTCATTATAGcatttgggttttatttctcAACCCCTCCTCAAAACCCCATAGAGCCTGATTAAGGCATGGTGGAGGGCCATCCAGTGTAGCCTAGAAGTTGCCCTGagttcaaggagccctggaggctgcTTTGCCAAGTCCAGCTCTGGTCTCCCCAACCTCAGCTTTCCTAGTGTCTTGTGCTATCTTTGGTGGGCAGAGCTGGCCCACAGAAAAGGAGCCCCAGGGAAGAAGTCAACAGAGGGACAGATTAGCCCAACAGTAGACTGCCCCACACCTTGCCCCCACCCCTTCTTGTCCCCAGATCTAAGGCTGTCACCCTTCTCTACCAGGTCTCTGTGTGCATATTAGAATTAGCAAGGCACTCTGGCCCACAGGCtttcccaagccccccccccctgctcaCTTTCTTTTCCTAAGAGAGCCAGGGACACACAGGCACTCTCTCTCAGCTCCATCCTCAAAGAGCAGCAAACCTGGAGGTACAGACTAACCAGGTGGTACAAACAAACCTGGAGACACAAACCCAGAGTGGGTGTGGGAGGGAATTCCAAAGATGCAGAGAGGCAGACTAGAAGGATGGTGTCTGGAGAAAGGGATACTGGCAGGGAGTTGCTGGCTGCCTGTTGAGTCCCCCAGGAGAACTCAAACATGCTCCCCCCCCCTAGAAAATTAAATCCAAACCACATTTTGGGAAGGCATTCCTTTTTAGAGGAACTCCCAGTTTAGAGGAACTTTCGAGAGAGACCTGGAAAAGGGGTAAAGATTACTCTCCTCCTGCTCATGTCTAATTGCCTCAGATATCAGGAGGGTTTGAAGATGTGGAATTGAAAGAGAAACCATTTCTTCCTGGACCCAGATGTACCTGGATGTCTTTCATCCCTAAGACTCTGCAGCTACGGATAGATTGTGTCCTTGGGGTAGGAGCTGAGTGAGGGTAGAAGGCAGCATAGAGCCAGGAGAAATAAAGGCACCTCATTCTGGCTCTTGTCAGGCCTGAGTGGGTAGGACACTAAGTCCCCTTGCTAGTACTGTGTCGCCTGAGGAGAGCAGCTGCGTACCAGAACCAGACAGGACATCTTGGGCAGCAGCGGCAGTCCCAGCCGCAGCCAGCCAAGCGGCTCCTTGCCTAGACTAGACCGAGAAGGGGAAGCTGGCACTCGCCTACACCCTTGCACATCTTCTGAGCTCGCTGGGCTTGCGTTTGTCTCCCTTAAACTGTAGTTGTTATGAAGAAGCAGGATTAATGGAGACCTGGGCTtgagggtgaggcagcagatctgattcacaggaaaaaataaaaccaatttacagcctgggaaggaaggaaggtgttTCTTCTTTGCTGCTCTCTTTTCTGAAAACGACACTAATTAGACACCAGAGAACTCTCTTGCCTTCTACCCACCTCAGCCCCTTTAAACAAACCTTTAACTGGGTCTCAGTAGAGACTGGGGACATTCACCCAGCTCTCCTTCTTCTAGAGACTGGGTCCAAGCAACTCAGGGGTTAACTTTTCTGAAAACACAATGAACTTTTTTCCGATCCTgcgtgagtggggggggggaagaggatatatttatttaatcactGGGGGAATGGGGTGGTCTTAATCCAAATGCGCCCTCCTCCCTCAAAGGCGCAGATCCTACGTAGGTAGAGCAGGACGCAGTTGtgttattggggggggggtaagaaaggagaaggagaaggagggggggggaaaggttGATAGGTTTGTGCGCGGGTCCCTCGTGCGAGCTGCGCTCCTCCTGGGTGCTATTTGACAATTCCTGCCTCTGCCATTGGTCAGTGTTGGATCAGATGGTTGTATTTCCTTCTGGCCCTCACTGGCACCTCGCCATCCCCCCTCAGCTAAAACCCAATCTCGGATATACTACTAATAGGCGCGGCGCTCGGACTATAAAACACAACAAATCATAGACCCGGCGGAGCAGCAGCGGCCGCGCGCGCCTCCCCTCCCAATGAGTTCCTATTTCGTGAACTCCACCTTCCCCGTCACTCTGGCCAGCGGGCAGGAGTCCTTCCTGGGCCAGCTACCGCTCTACTCGTCGGGCTATGCGGACCCGCTGAGGCACTATCCTGCGCCCTACGGCCCGGGCCCCGGCCAGGACAAGGGCTTTGCCGCCTCCTCCTATTACCCCCCGGCCGCCGGCGGCTACGGCCGAGCGGCGCCGTGCGACTACGGGCCGGCGCCGGCCTTCTACCGCGAGAAGGAGTCGGCCTGCGCGCTCTCGGGAGCCGACGAGCCGCCCCCGTTCCACCCCGAGCCGCGCAAGTCGGACTGCGCGCAGGACAAGAGTGTGTTCGGGGAGACGGAGGAACAGAAGTGCTCCACCCCGGTCTACCCGTGGATGCAGCGGATGAATTCGTGCAACAGTGAGTGTCACTGCTCGCCGCCGCGGGTCCCCTCCCCGGGACAGGGCCGgcgcgctcccccctcccccgcctccccgcGGGTGCTAGGGGTGGGTCTCAGGGCTGAGGGTGGGAGACCGGCGCCTGCACCGGGTCTGGCGCTCTGTGCTCTCACCCCTCCAGAGTTGGAAAGTTTGCAAACTCCCAGCTGGACTCCGAGTCAGGGGGGAGCAGTGGGCTCTTCGGGCGGGGCcagactggggggggggcaggccagGGTAGGAAGCCGGGACCACAGCCCCTGGCTTGGCTTTCCTTGGTACCCCAAGACCCCAACCGGGGCCCCCACCCGAGGCCAGCTCCATCCGAAACGGCGTACGTCATGGGAGGGAGGTGGCGTGGCGTGACGCCGGCGAGGGAGAGTGGGGTCTGTCCCTGACGGAGCttccctggggtgggtgggggctgggacagATGAGGCACCAGGGAAGGGGAGTAGgctgaggaagaagaggaagaacgcGAGAgctgggcggggggagggagtggggcccacAGGCGCCTGGGTTTCGAGTTGGATTATTTGTCGGCctgaagtcccaaattgatgTCCATTAGCGGGACATGAAAGTGAGGAGCCGTTAATGCCGGCTCTGGATCGATGGGCGTCATTACGGATTAAGGGTGGGCGGGGGAGagcgggatggatggatggaaaggaaaagaaaggagcGAGTCGCCAGGAAGAGGCACACCTGGCCAGCCCCTCCCCCAGGCTCAGGTGGGAGTTccaactgcccctcccctcccccaccaaagtCTAGACGCCGAGAGCAAGGGCCCGGGACACCCCCAGGGAATCTGGCGGAGGCGCAGGaagaggggtgggtgggaaggggtaGGGGCGAGGAGTGGAGGGCGTCCCAGGACAGGCTGCAGGGTCCAGTGGGGGAGGGGCTCCGGCCCGGTGAGTGCAGGCCTCAGCATCTTCTCTCTGTGTAACAGGTTCCTCCTTTGGGCCCAGCGGCCGGCGAGGTCGCCAGACCTACACCCGCTACCAGAcgctggagctggagaaggagTTCCACTACAACCGCTACCTGACGCGGCGGCGGCGCATCGAGATCGCGCACGCGCTCTGCCTGACCGAGCGCCAGATCAAGATCTGGTTCCAGAACCGGCGCATGAAGTGGAAGAAGGAGAGCAAACTGCTCAGCGCGTCTCAGCTTAGcgcggaggaggaggaagaaaaggcGGCCGAGTGAAGGCGCTGGAGAGAGGGGACGCGAATGGAGAGGCCTGCGGGGAGCCCACGGCGTTGGCGAGACGGAGGAGGCTCTGCGGGCGGGCGGGGGCAGGGACTCGCTCCCCACGCCGCCCCCCTCCACCTCTCCCTGCGCTCCTGCCCGCTGAGACCCGCCCGGAGCCCACCCCAGACCCCCACCTCCCGGAGCCCCCTCGGCCCAGAGcaggctccccccaccccgcggGAACTGAGGACCTGACTCACTTGATGTTTCCTGAAGCTGAGCAAAATGCTCTTGTCCCTGTCGCGTCTCCTCTTGTCGTCTCTGTTccgtcccccccccctccccgtgcACGGTTCAATGGTAGATTCGCTGTCCCCTCAGCGGGACCTCGAAGACTCCCTGACCCCAGACCTGTCGTCTCTCCCACCCTCGCCCTGAAAGCCACTGGAAGGAGCACATACTACCTAGAAGTAAGAagaggagcctcagaagaaaacaaagttctattttattaattttctatGTGTCGTGTTTGTAGTCTTGTCTTAGTTCTGGACGTGAAATACTTCGGtaataatattaatattattaataatgataataataataaagacgtAAAAACGCGCCGATCCGTCACCTCCGCTCCTCCCCGGGTCCTTTTCTTCTCACCtcttccaccccccacctccccacagtCACCCCATCTGCCCCAGTGGCGGAAACTCGGTAGCAAAGGCAGGAGCCATGGTCTGCCTGGAGGCCACCCCAGAGGGCTCTCCGGACACGACTCGGAAGTTACAGTTGAGATAAAGGCCTGAGcttggctggggctgaggctccgAACAGCCTCTCCAGAGGGGCAGGCTTCGGGGATACGGAGAAATCCTCTCTCTAATTCTCCGTAATTTCCTCCTCTTTTGCCCACCGCACAGGGGACGCTTCTGAAGCCCCCTAGCCCGGTAGCTCCGATTGAGACCGGTCGGTGGGTTCTCGCAGCGCTCTACTGTCCTCAGTCCCACTCGTTGGGACCCCTGGTTCCTTTGGCCCGCCCACATGGCTTGGCTCTGGTGGCCTTGGCCCTGGGCTTCcgtctccccccccctccccgccgtgGCTCTGGAGACTGAGTCAGAGCCACTCGGGATCCTCAGGCCCCGCCGCTGAACGCCTCCAGGAACCTCAAGTAAGAGCCCAGTGACAACTGGGGACATCCGAAGCCTCCGGCTGACACGGGCACAGCTTTGCCCCGTTCTCCTGAGACGTGAAGGCAGGAGGCCCAGTGATGGGGCACACGGGTCTGACCTCGGAACCCCAAACGACCggtctctccccatccccaccctcaccTGGCCTCCCTGCGGCCCTTCCGGTTTTCCTTTTctacttcctccctttctctcttttttttatctTTAAAGAAAATGACCTCCCCAACAGAAGGGGCCCAGCTGCGGTGGGCGCTGGCCGCCCAGCTAGCTGGCGCAGCCAGGCACCGCACACAGCACGGCTCCTCTGTCCTCGGAACCCCTTCCTGGAAAAAGCGGTGGCTGCCGAGCAAACTCGGAAACTGCCCCAGCTGCCGGGCCAACCAGCGGGGCCTCCCAATTCCAACAGCCCGCATCTGGCAGGAGCAAGGGGTCTCGCCTTCACCCCAAACTCTCAGACACATGGTTTCACCCAAACCCCAGGCGCAAGCCGCAGCAGTCACAGCTGCCTTTCGTGGGGGCCGGGGAGTAGGCCGCTAAGTCCTTCCCCGGGCTCTTCCTCTTGGGTCCCTGTCCGGCCCTGCCATTTCCCGGGCTAAGAACCGGAAGGGCAGGAAGAGGATTCGGAACTTCCAAAGGGCCCAGGGGAAGTGCAggcttctctttggaagccttcgCGCGGCCCTGCCGGCTGCCTGGGTACAGGGCACTGCCGATGCAGCCCCCAGGAAGCTCCCACGGCTAGCCCCCCGGTCCTCATTGTTTTCCACACACATCTTCCCGTCTGTCCCCTCCACCCGGGCCCCCAACTTCCACCCTCAACTTGGACACTTGCAAAGCCCAAGTAAGGGAAGAGCCACTCGATCTTTGACCATTTCATCTTGAgtatttggggttttgttgttgttgttgctgtttttaataaGGAAGGACACCAGATGGAAAAGCTAGCCCCCTGGCTAAACTTGGGAATAAAAAGGCTCAATTGGGACCCTTCTCGGAAATGACCAGCCCTGCCGGCGAGGCTTGGCTAGGGGTTTCTTTCTCCAGGCGGCTGCAGGGAGGCGGCCGCCGCCATGGCAGTTTGCGGCCCGCGCTCCCGCCGATCGCCGGGAGGTGGCGCGCTCTGCTCAGAGGCGGCCGTCAACCTTCTCcgggtttctcccccttctccttttTTCCGCCTCTCTCCGAGGCTCGCATTGAATCGGCCCTAACGA
This window of the Tenrec ecaudatus isolate mTenEca1 chromosome 10, mTenEca1.hap1, whole genome shotgun sequence genome carries:
- the HOXB6 gene encoding homeobox protein Hox-B6, whose amino-acid sequence is MSSYFVNSTFPVTLASGQESFLGQLPLYSSGYADPLRHYPAPYGPGPGQDKGFAASSYYPPAAGGYGRAAPCDYGPAPAFYREKESACALSGADEPPPFHPEPRKSDCAQDKSVFGETEEQKCSTPVYPWMQRMNSCNSSSFGPSGRRGRQTYTRYQTLELEKEFHYNRYLTRRRRIEIAHALCLTERQIKIWFQNRRMKWKKESKLLSASQLSAEEEEEKAAE